The nucleotide sequence CAGGCATATCAGACGCAAAATAAAGCGTTTTGCCATCGGGTGTAACCGCAGGGTTACTTACCATATAATCTGGTGAATTGAATGGAAGAGGCTCAATATCCGTCCATTTTTTTCCGTTGTATTTTGCTCGGTAAACGCTTACTTTACCTTTCTTTAAACGGTTTTTCTTATCTTTTTCGTATTTTCCGCCACGGAAACTTTCTGTTGCAAAAAACATTGTTTGCCCATCGGCAGTAATTGTTGTTGGTCCGTCGTGATGTTTGGTATTTAATTCATCAACAGGTTTAATGTCTTTGAATTTTTCTTCGTCGGGCACATAGGTAGCTGCATATACATTAAGGAAAGGCTGATCATTCCATCCGTATTTCTTTTTAGACTCATCGCGTGCCGAAGCAAAATAAAGAATGTTATCTGTGGTTAAAATACCTCCGAAATCAGAAAACTGTGAATTATTCATTCTACTGTCTTCAAAAGTAAACAACGCTTCTTGGCTTCTTAAAGCAGGAATGTAGTCGGGGTTTTGTAAATAATCAATAGCACGTGAATCTTCGGGTTTTAAATCGGCAAATTTCTTCATGATTTTGTTTGAACTATCATATCGTCCACTTGCCTTTAACATTTGTGCATATCTATAGAAAACCTCGGCGTCTTGATTAGGGTTTAATTCTACCGCTTTGGCATACCATTTTGCAGATTCTACCGTATTGAATAAATGATAGTAACTTTCTGCGAGCTGCAATGCCACATAATCATCTGTTTTTTCACCGCGTACTAATTTCTTATAATGCTCAACAGCTTCAACAAATTCATATCTTTTGAATAGTTGATCCGCATGTTTTAAGCGTTCTTGCGGAGTGCTGATAAAAGCAGTATTCTGAGCTTGTGCAGTGTATAAAGAGGCTACTAATAAAAGTGATAAGTATATTTTTTTCATAATATATATTTAGCAGATTAGAAGAAACGTGGTGAACTTGAAACTTTTTTCTTGTAGAAAATGTCAAATAAAACAATCACTTCGTGCGATCCACTTGTTGAATAATTAAGGTCTGAAGTTATATGATCATATGCATATCCGATTCTTAATTTTGGACTAACTCTATAATTTACCATCGCTCCAAACGAATCTTGTAAACGGTATGTTATACCAAATTCCAGTTTTTCATCGTATAATGAATTAAGAGAAAAATCCACAGAAACCGGTGATTCAACAGCCATTTTCAACATAGTAGATGGTTTTAACTTCCATTCTCTGTTTAAATCAAATACATATCCACCTGTTAAGAACATATGTGCTACATCGGTACCATAAACTCGGTTATCTTTTTCATAATAGGCATTTTGCAACAAGTTAGCAACACTAAAACCTGCGTAATACTTGTTAGTAAAATAAAATGCCCCTACACCCGCATTAAATAAAGTGCTGCTGCTATCTTCGGCAAAAACGGGGTCTGTTTTATCAGGTAGTGTTCCGTTAATATCACTATAAAGGCCAATGTTCATCATACTAACGCTTCCTTTAACACCCAATGCTAAACTGTGTCCTTGTCCTAAACGAATGGTATAAGAAACATCAAGATTTGCAGTATTTTCTGATACCGGACCAATATTATCATTGATAAACGATACACCAAGTCCTAAATTTTTAGCAACCGGCGTATGTAAAAATACGGTTCCGGTTTTTGGAGAGTCTTCCATCCCCACCCATTGTGCCCGGTACAAAACACCTGTTGATAAATACTCATTAATACCAGCATATGCAGGGTTTATTATACTTTGATTATACATATACTGCGTGTACTGCGGATCTTGTTGTGCCAACCCCTTTAAACTTCCCAGGAGAATACAAACTACCGCAACAATACTTTTATTTATTTTCATAAGGACAAATTTATGTTTTCAATTTTTACAAAGATAATTTTAATTTTTTTTCATCATAACTAAAGTTCTATTTTCTAAAAAATTACCCTCTGTTAAGAAATTACTAAAATAACAATATTAATTTAATATAATCAAGATTTTTTTCATTTTTTAAAAAAAACAATTCTCGTGGCAATTTACAACAATCTATTAAAAGCTATTTAATAAATTTGCTTATACGAATTTAATCGATTTTACATGATAGAAAAAGAAGAAATAATATACGAAAAAGCCATTTTGGTAGGAATAATCACTCAACAACAATCAGAAGAGAAATTACAAGAGTACTTAGATGAGTTAGAGTTTTTAACGCAAACCGCAGGTGGTGAAGTCATAAAAAGATTCACACAAAAAATGGACAAACCAAATCCTAAAACATTTGTAGGTACCGGAAAATTAGAAGAAATTGAACTTTATATTACAGAAAATAAAATTGACACGGTTATTTTTGACGATGAGCTTTCACCTGCCCAACAAAAAAATTTAGCCCGACAACTTGATTGCAAGGTTTTAGACCGAACCAATTTAATTTTAGACATTTTTGCTCAACGGGCACAGACCTCGTATGCACGTACGCAAGTTGAACTGGCTCAATTTCAATATTTATTACCTAGATTAACCGGTATGTGGACACACTTAGAACGCCAACGCGGAGGTATTGGTATGCGTGGTCCCGGGGAAACAGAAATTGAAACCGACCGCCGTATTGTACGTGACCGTATTGCTTTACTGAAAGAAAAAATACGCACCATTGATAAACAAATGGCAGTGCAACGCAGTAACCGCGGGGCAATGGTACGTGTTGCCTTAGTAGGATATACCAATGTAGGGAAATCTACCTTAATGAATGCCCTTGGCAAAAGCGAGGCTTTTGTTGAAAATAAATTATTTGCCACATTAGACACCACCGTTCGCAAGGTAGTAATTAAGAATCTGCCTTTTTTATTATCGGATACTGTTGGTTTTATCAGAAAATTGCCTACGCAGTTGGTTGAATCATTTAAATCTACGTTAGATGAAGTTCGAGAAGCAGATTTATTGTTACATATTGTTGACCTTTCTCATTCTGAATTTGAAGATCATATAGAATCTGTTAACCAAATCCTTAAGGATATTAAAAGCGACAACAAACCCACCATTATGATTTTTAATAAGATTGATGCCTACAAAGCTGAAAATTTTGATGAAGAAGATTTAATGATTGAACGAACTTCAAAACACTATTCCATTAACGAATGGAAAAAAACTTGGATGAGTAAAGTAGGTGAAAACAACAGTGTATTTATTTCTGCAACCGAGAAGAAAAATTTTGAAGAATTACGTCAGAAGGTGTACGAGGCTGTAAGAAAAATTCATATAAGCCGTTTTCCATACAATAATTTTCTATATCCGGAATACAATGAAAATAATGCAAATGAAGAATAAAAAAGAGGAACTAAAGTTCCTCTTTTTTATATTTTACTTTTTAGCTTTAAGCCTTGTTTTCAATGTTTCCCATATAAGAGTTTCATCATATTTCTTCAAAAGCTCATTTCGAATTTCCTGAATGGCATTATTTCTCTCTCTAAGAGATTTTTCAAAATTAACCATATCCTTATAGGCTTGTAATGCTTCGGTTGCAGAACCAAATTCAGTTTTAGAAAAATTCTTATTTAACCAACGTTCTTTATCCTTGCTTTTTTGAAATTTATTCCTTTGTTTATAATCATTAAACTTAGAATTAAAATTCTTATTGGCAAGTTCATAATTGCGTCCGTCTTCAGAATTACCTGCTTTCAAGTATTCTTGTTCATATTTTAAAAATAATTCATCTGTTTCTATAGCATTTTGAGCATATATATTTGCAGAAGCTATTAAAATAATTATATATATAAGCTTTTTCATCGTTTTGTAAGTTTAGATTATTTTACTTCGTACATTAACTGAATCCAATCTTGATATTCGTTATTTTTAGTTTTAACATACAAGAAATAGGTTCCGCTTGGTAATTGTTTTCCGCTTGAGTCTTGACCCGCCCATTCTCTTTTATATCCTTTTCCTGCTTCATATACTAATTTCCCATATCGGTTATAAACTTTAAGCTCGTAAACATTATTATATGTTAAGTCTAAATAATCATTTTCGCCATCGGCATTTGGAGATATTCCTTTTGGATAGCTACAATTTTCAACCATAAGTAAATAGGTCTTCACATCTTCACATCCGTATTTATTTGTTTTCTTGACGTAAACTCTATAATAACCATGCTTATTAATCACCTGATTTGCTTTTATCTCAGGTATTGTTTCTACAACATATTTTGCATCTTCATCTAAACGTTCCATTTTATAATAGAATTCATCGTTGGTTAAAACCGGTAACGTATATTCCTCACATATATAAACATCTGTTTTAGGCATTACTTCAACAGGAGCCTTTATAATCATTACTTCTATAATTTCAAAGCATTCTGCTATATCCAAGTACTCAATTCTTACATATAATGGATTTTCTATCTCTTTAATTGGATATTCCCTTACATCT is from Flavobacterium dauae and encodes:
- the hflX gene encoding GTPase HflX; amino-acid sequence: MIEKEEIIYEKAILVGIITQQQSEEKLQEYLDELEFLTQTAGGEVIKRFTQKMDKPNPKTFVGTGKLEEIELYITENKIDTVIFDDELSPAQQKNLARQLDCKVLDRTNLILDIFAQRAQTSYARTQVELAQFQYLLPRLTGMWTHLERQRGGIGMRGPGETEIETDRRIVRDRIALLKEKIRTIDKQMAVQRSNRGAMVRVALVGYTNVGKSTLMNALGKSEAFVENKLFATLDTTVRKVVIKNLPFLLSDTVGFIRKLPTQLVESFKSTLDEVREADLLLHIVDLSHSEFEDHIESVNQILKDIKSDNKPTIMIFNKIDAYKAENFDEEDLMIERTSKHYSINEWKKTWMSKVGENNSVFISATEKKNFEELRQKVYEAVRKIHISRFPYNNFLYPEYNENNANEE
- a CDS encoding PorP/SprF family type IX secretion system membrane protein; amino-acid sequence: MKINKSIVAVVCILLGSLKGLAQQDPQYTQYMYNQSIINPAYAGINEYLSTGVLYRAQWVGMEDSPKTGTVFLHTPVAKNLGLGVSFINDNIGPVSENTANLDVSYTIRLGQGHSLALGVKGSVSMMNIGLYSDINGTLPDKTDPVFAEDSSSTLFNAGVGAFYFTNKYYAGFSVANLLQNAYYEKDNRVYGTDVAHMFLTGGYVFDLNREWKLKPSTMLKMAVESPVSVDFSLNSLYDEKLEFGITYRLQDSFGAMVNYRVSPKLRIGYAYDHITSDLNYSTSGSHEVIVLFDIFYKKKVSSSPRFF